In one window of Solanum pennellii chromosome 2, SPENNV200 DNA:
- the LOC107010606 gene encoding uncharacterized protein LOC107010606, producing MATFSSKSNKRSISLPSRSHPATQNIEEELTKLKTWEFSASPTAEAVYNGLVGFGEVHKCMGDLLNLPLTLQSLSQCQNKKWVDEILDKSVRFLDVCGITRELVSQFKENVKDVQSSLRRRKGDLSINNYTTFRKKMKKEAKNLITALKRMDHEEVVDVMEIDDQLVSAVIRVLREVATIGISVFQMVLSFLSAPICKPISKWSLVSRLVNKGGDQDNVNEIESVDAALSSLSKCDPNEMEKIQFVLSKLERVEAHFECIENGLDNIFRCLIRSRSTLLNVVSCQ from the coding sequence atGGCAACTTTTTCATCAAAATCCAATAAAAGATCCATCAGTTTGCCAAGCAGATCACATCCAGCTACTCAGAATATTGAAGAGGAGCTTACCAAGCTTAAAACTTGGGAATTCTCTGCTTCACCAACTGCAGAAGCTGTTTATAATGGTCTTGTAGGTTTTGGGGAGGTGCATAAGTGTATGGGTGATCTTCTAAACTTGCCCCTTACACTTCAATCCCTTTCTCAATGCCAAAATAAGAAATGGGTCGATGAAATCTTGGATAAATCTGTCAGATTTCTTGATGTTTGTGGAATAACAAGGGAGCTCGTTTCGcaatttaaggaaaatgttaAAGATGTTCAGTCTTCATTGAGGAGGAGAAAAGGAGATTTGAGCATCAACAACTACACCACATTCaggaagaaaatgaagaaagaagccAAAAATTTGATTACAGCTTTGAAAAGAATGGATCATGAGGAAGTAGTTGATGTAATGGAAATTGATGATCAACTTGTCTCAGCTGTTATTAGAGTCCTAAGAGAAGTTGCCACAATAGGTATTTCAGTATTCCAAATGGTGTTGAGTTTCTTATCAGCTCCAATTTGTAAGCCAATTAGCAAATGGTCTTTGGTTTCAAGATTAGTGAACAAGGGTGGAGATCAAGACAATGTGAATGAGATAGAAAGTGTTGATGCTGCATTAAGCAGCCTTTCCAAGTGTGATCCTAATGAAATGGAGAAGATCCAATTTGTACTAAGCAAATTGGAAAGAGTGGAAGCTCATTTTGAATGCATTGAGAATGGTCTTGACAACATATTTAGATGCTTGATTAGATCAAGAAGCACACTACTAAATGTTGTCTCTTGCCAATGA
- the LOC107010801 gene encoding uncharacterized protein LOC107010801 has product MSFEGSFFIPKEKQRKKMATYSSKSNKRSISLPSRLHPATQNIEEELNKLKTWEFSASPTAEAVYSGLIGLGEVHKCMIDLLNLPLTLQSLSQCQNKKWVDEILDKSVRFLDICGTTREITSQFKENVKDVQSTLRRRKGDLSINNYTTFRKKMKKEAKSLITALKRMDHEEIVYAMEVDDQLVSAVIRVLREVATMGTSVLQMLLNYLSASNSKPISKWSLVSRLVNKGGDQDNVNEIESVDAALSSLSKCGPNEMEKIQFVQSKLERVAAHFECIENGLDNIFRCLIRSRSTLLNVVSCQ; this is encoded by the coding sequence ATGAGTTTTGAAGGGTCTTTCTTCATCCCCAAAGAAAAACAGAGGAAAAAAATGGCAACTTATTCATCAAAATCCAATAAGAGATCCATCAGTTTGCCAAGCAGATTACATCCAGCTACACAGAATATTGAAGAGGAGCTTAACAAGCTTAAAACTTGGGAATTCTCTGCTTCACCAACTGCAGAAGCTGTTTACAGTGGTCTAATTGGTTTGGGGGAGGTGCATAAGTGCATGATTGATCTTTTAAACTTGCCCCTCACACTTCAATCCCTTTCTCAGTGTCAAAACAAGAAATGGGTCGATGAAATCTTGGATAAATCTGTGAGATTTCTTGATATTTGTGGCACTACAAGGGAGATCACATCAcaatttaaggaaaatgttaAAGATGTTCAGTCTACATTGAGGAGGAGAAAAGGAGATTTGAGCATCAACAACTACACCACATTcaggaagaagatgaaaaaagaaGCCAAAAGTTTAATTACCGCTTTGAAAAGAATGGATCATGAGGAAATAGTTTATGCAATGGAAGTTGATGATCAACTTGTCTCAGCTGTTATCAGAGTCCTAAGAGAAGTTGCCACGATGGGAACTTCAGTTTTGCAAATGTTGTTAAATTATTTGTCAGCCTCAAATTCTAAGCCAATTAGCAAATGGTCTTTGGTTTCAAGATTAGTGAACAAAGGTGGAGATCAAGACAATGTGAATGAGATAGAAAGTGTTGATGCTGCATTAAGCAGCCTTTCCAAGTGTGGTCCTAATGAAATGGAGAAGATCCAATTTGTGCAAAGCAAATTGGAAAGAGTGGCAGCCCATTTTGAATGCATTGAAAATGGTCTTGACAACATCTTTAGATGCTTAATTAGATCAAGAAGCACACTATTAAATGTTGTCTCTTGCcaatga